From Sediminibacterium sp. TEGAF015, a single genomic window includes:
- a CDS encoding SdrD B-like domain-containing protein, translating into MSRFYTSEPTKKATQPKTILGSVITAVFALSLLQSLNAQVSGVVYRDFNSNGTKNNTASYNEPGAAGITVKAYDETGVLLGTTSSGANGAYSFSAGTIPAATKVRLEFSGWNSADFPAAFGSNNKTSVQFVTAPVTNADFGINYPGDYIDNLNARIILPTYANGNNQLNTGNWFDAMNGDASFAFNYDGVAAANVIADMGQIGSVWATTYSRQANKLFYAAFVKRHVSMGPLGMNGIYVTNNAKSTSNKSNTTSFVDLKAVNPAFDAGTIPGRNFNPGDNDKRQANYDALAFTEVGKKGIGGMTISDDGRYLYLINLNDRKLWRVEIGVNGTAPTLASQIVAYNAFPVTEGNSSFRPFAVKYYRGAIYVGGVLDGVKPDNSSVNRNELKMVVLKVDASATPGAETFTTVLDAPLTYNRRANINTGFNIYHNTDYVDPNGTIPFATTSHGSWHPWARNFAELTVKGNAGTAIYPQPMLTSIEFNPADGSMMLGLMDRTGHQTGNQNFATSGTTLYTGNAAGDILKASNNGTYTNFTLENNGSDGSLTSAGAGNGEGPGGGEFYFTDRFRQGEGGSLGIGNSSTGKLYLDHEETSTGSILNFPGKELISTAFDPITNWYTGGVRYYNNSNGVATNGKVLYTGNDVSVFGKANGLGDLELITAPAPIEVGNRVWFDLDGDGVQDANESGISGVTVTLVQGSTVIATATTDADGNYIFSSDPNGVNTASAIYNISQLQPGGSYIIRIPNATGGSVQSPLSTYELTIINNGGLDTDADLRDSDAALNSNDADISITTGISGENNHTYDFGFVTIGGVGGGGSGGVESKSLGDAIAYRVYNRAVKSEQGPVDYSKLPQPDQYNRYAGASVGTTLKLQDILPTKLSNGYKPFISTPTDIISITNAKEIMSIDFVSNNISKAVAFGTRTVGQVYDHTKAICDRLKGYELISLSTIKVKGHDLVQYNLRNNKGEIEYATSFVIGAESGRNNYTLQSNWLNKDYSLEEMMYNIQLWGGSPSLVIEMANDIITRLNNSLPVVAVPNTAGLPNVYFTAGNRLDETVTLTVKNNTGATSGYLEITDRANEQTTTQVKRTIPFTANANGLSTVTIPTNDLFESSIHLYMNGKLEDQVFMADGAWGLDYNNNTTSVKKFAVTNSNAPRNKEDFNVFRNVEVSGTTPDYITVYKLLRAGGVPQDLSAFKSLKFSAAGNAPVIITLVKQSIAKWEDQYNLTLPISSETKEYAIGIEDFKSSASNKTIDLKDVNSIVITIVPTTKGKSSDLQLALSSVSFSKEDMNYLNSLKEMSMSAFPNPVTGNKFNVRFRSENTKTLQLKLTDAVTGKIILTKQVNASRGENIVPVEMNSNEVHKIMIVNLDGTGVDNSKYKPIKIMAGKY; encoded by the coding sequence ATGAGTCGTTTTTACACATCTGAACCAACAAAAAAAGCAACGCAACCCAAGACAATTTTGGGAAGTGTAATTACTGCGGTTTTTGCATTGAGTTTATTGCAATCACTGAATGCACAGGTGAGTGGTGTAGTTTACCGTGACTTCAATTCAAACGGTACCAAAAACAACACTGCTTCCTATAATGAACCAGGCGCTGCAGGAATTACTGTAAAAGCCTACGATGAAACTGGTGTATTATTAGGCACTACTTCTTCTGGTGCTAATGGAGCATACAGTTTTTCTGCAGGTACCATTCCGGCTGCCACTAAGGTAAGACTAGAATTCAGTGGATGGAATTCGGCAGATTTTCCGGCTGCATTTGGTTCAAACAATAAAACTTCTGTTCAATTTGTAACAGCACCAGTAACCAATGCAGACTTTGGTATCAACTACCCAGGTGATTATATCGATAATCTTAATGCAAGAATCATATTACCTACGTATGCCAATGGTAACAATCAGTTGAATACCGGAAACTGGTTTGATGCTATGAACGGTGACGCAAGCTTTGCATTCAACTACGACGGTGTTGCTGCAGCAAATGTAATTGCAGATATGGGTCAGATAGGATCTGTATGGGCTACTACTTATAGCAGACAGGCCAATAAATTATTTTATGCAGCTTTTGTAAAGCGCCATGTTTCTATGGGGCCTCTTGGAATGAATGGTATCTACGTTACCAATAATGCCAAATCAACTAGCAACAAATCGAACACAACTTCCTTTGTTGACCTGAAAGCCGTGAATCCTGCTTTTGATGCTGGTACAATTCCAGGAAGAAATTTCAACCCAGGTGACAATGATAAAAGGCAAGCCAACTATGATGCACTTGCTTTTACAGAAGTAGGCAAAAAAGGTATTGGTGGCATGACCATTTCTGACGATGGTCGTTATCTATATCTTATCAACTTGAATGATCGCAAATTATGGAGAGTTGAAATTGGCGTAAACGGAACAGCTCCAACCTTAGCCTCTCAAATTGTTGCTTACAACGCATTTCCTGTTACTGAGGGCAATAGCAGTTTCAGACCCTTTGCAGTTAAATATTACAGAGGCGCCATTTATGTTGGGGGGGTATTAGATGGTGTAAAACCTGACAATTCTTCCGTTAATAGAAATGAATTAAAAATGGTTGTTTTGAAAGTAGATGCATCAGCTACGCCTGGCGCTGAAACTTTTACAACTGTTTTGGATGCTCCATTAACCTACAATAGAAGAGCCAATATAAACACTGGATTTAATATTTATCACAATACGGATTATGTTGACCCTAACGGAACTATTCCATTCGCAACAACCAGTCATGGTTCATGGCATCCATGGGCAAGAAACTTTGCTGAATTAACTGTAAAAGGTAATGCAGGCACAGCCATTTACCCGCAACCCATGCTAACTAGTATTGAATTTAATCCTGCTGATGGCTCAATGATGCTGGGGTTAATGGACCGTACAGGCCATCAAACAGGCAATCAAAATTTTGCAACCAGTGGCACTACACTGTATACAGGAAATGCAGCTGGTGATATTTTAAAAGCCAGCAACAACGGAACATACACAAATTTTACTTTAGAAAACAATGGATCTGATGGATCGCTAACTTCGGCTGGTGCAGGAAATGGCGAAGGTCCAGGAGGTGGCGAATTTTATTTTACAGATCGATTCAGACAAGGAGAAGGCGGATCTTTGGGTATAGGAAATTCCTCCACAGGAAAATTGTATTTAGATCACGAGGAAACCAGTACGGGTTCCATTCTCAACTTCCCGGGTAAAGAGTTAATTTCTACAGCATTCGACCCAATCACCAATTGGTACACAGGCGGTGTTAGATATTACAACAATAGCAACGGTGTTGCCACTAATGGTAAGGTTTTGTACACAGGTAACGATGTAAGTGTCTTTGGTAAAGCCAATGGCTTAGGCGACCTGGAGTTGATTACTGCTCCCGCTCCTATTGAAGTTGGTAACCGCGTATGGTTTGATCTAGACGGAGATGGCGTACAAGATGCAAACGAGAGTGGTATTTCTGGGGTTACTGTTACACTTGTACAAGGGTCAACAGTAATTGCCACAGCTACAACTGACGCTGATGGAAATTACATCTTCTCTTCTGACCCAAATGGGGTTAATACTGCTTCAGCTATTTATAATATTAGCCAGCTTCAACCCGGCGGATCTTATATCATTCGTATACCAAACGCAACAGGTGGTAGTGTTCAGTCTCCGCTTAGTACTTACGAATTAACCATTATCAACAATGGTGGATTAGATACAGATGCTGATCTTAGAGATAGTGATGCTGCTTTAAATAGCAATGACGCTGATATTAGCATAACTACAGGAATCAGTGGTGAAAACAACCACACTTATGATTTTGGCTTTGTTACCATAGGAGGCGTTGGTGGTGGTGGAAGCGGCGGAGTTGAAAGCAAAAGTTTAGGTGATGCAATTGCATACCGCGTTTACAACAGAGCAGTGAAAAGTGAGCAGGGACCTGTAGATTATTCCAAATTACCACAGCCTGATCAGTACAACCGTTATGCAGGAGCTTCAGTAGGAACTACCCTGAAACTACAAGACATTCTGCCAACTAAATTATCAAACGGATACAAGCCTTTTATTTCTACACCTACAGATATTATTTCCATTACCAATGCAAAAGAAATCATGTCGATTGATTTTGTGAGTAACAATATTTCTAAAGCAGTTGCATTTGGAACAAGAACAGTTGGACAGGTTTACGATCATACCAAAGCAATTTGCGATCGTTTAAAAGGATATGAACTTATCTCTTTAAGTACAATTAAAGTAAAAGGCCACGACTTAGTACAATACAACCTCAGAAATAACAAGGGAGAAATTGAGTACGCAACCAGTTTTGTAATAGGTGCAGAAAGCGGAAGAAACAACTACACGCTACAATCTAACTGGCTGAACAAAGATTACTCACTTGAAGAAATGATGTACAATATTCAGCTTTGGGGTGGATCGCCAAGTTTGGTTATTGAAATGGCTAATGATATTATTACCAGACTCAACAACAGTTTACCAGTTGTTGCAGTACCTAATACTGCAGGCCTGCCCAATGTATACTTTACCGCTGGTAACCGTTTAGACGAAACCGTTACTTTAACTGTAAAGAACAATACAGGTGCTACAAGCGGTTATCTGGAAATTACAGACAGAGCAAATGAACAAACGACTACCCAGGTTAAACGTACTATACCATTCACAGCTAATGCAAACGGCTTAAGCACAGTAACTATTCCTACCAATGATTTATTTGAATCTTCCATTCACTTATACATGAATGGAAAATTAGAAGATCAGGTATTCATGGCAGATGGCGCATGGGGTTTAGACTACAATAATAACACTACCAGTGTTAAGAAATTTGCAGTAACCAATAGCAATGCACCTAGAAACAAAGAAGATTTCAACGTATTTAGAAATGTAGAAGTATCCGGTACTACTCCAGACTATATAACCGTATACAAATTACTAAGAGCCGGCGGAGTACCTCAGGATCTAAGTGCATTCAAATCTTTAAAATTCTCTGCAGCTGGTAATGCTCCTGTTATCATTACATTGGTGAAACAATCAATTGCAAAATGGGAAGATCAATACAATCTTACTTTACCAATCAGTTCAGAAACAAAAGAGTACGCTATTGGTATAGAAGATTTCAAATCAAGTGCCTCTAACAAAACAATTGATTTAAAAGATGTAAACTCAATTGTCATAACAATCGTTCCAACAACAAAAGGCAAGTCATCCGATTTACAATTGGCGCTGAGCAGTGTTTCATTCAGCAAAGAAGATATGAATTACCTGAACAGTCTGAAAGAAATGAGCATGAGCGCATTCCCTAACCCAGTTACTGGCAATAAATTCAATGTTCGCTTCAGAAGCGAAAACACCAAAACACTTCAGCTGAAATTAACAGATGCAGTTACCGGTAAGATAATATTGACAAAACAAGTGAATGCTTCCAGAGGTGAGAATATCGTACCTGTTGAAATGAACAGCAACGAAGTTCACAAAATCATGATAGTTAACTTAGATGGAACAGGTGTGGACAATTCAAAATACAAGCCAATCAAAATCATGGCAGGAAAATATTAG
- a CDS encoding SMP-30/gluconolactonase/LRE family protein: MLTRIRYIFIFSCIYLWSVCLYAQHEIKPCQQEPGFIKTLGFDPLWTGLSTSEKKTIGISLIAFEKKAGESAPSPQSIKASVYQHPSWKEAGYLSTITFDRQGNVYAIPAPLISMLYNKPEKLNTVYQIDAKTGEMGEWISLPFYGRPGVNNPYGLLGIAYDCLQQTMAVASVAGSDRYNERGVIYLIDVQSKKIVDTIRNIDAMGLAFALDEKGNKRLYFGKTRSGELHSVQVANNGKWIRKTKRKELTLEGYGPRGDDKARKIKFNGNQMVVSGTAFNYNLQASSEKPETVYTFIWLPKEQKWGLNQYQ, from the coding sequence TTGCTAACCAGAATTCGATACATTTTTATTTTTAGCTGTATATACTTGTGGTCAGTTTGTTTGTATGCTCAGCATGAGATAAAACCTTGTCAACAAGAGCCGGGATTTATAAAAACATTAGGTTTTGATCCTCTGTGGACAGGACTCAGTACTTCTGAAAAAAAGACAATCGGAATCAGTTTGATTGCATTTGAAAAAAAAGCTGGCGAATCTGCCCCATCACCTCAAAGTATAAAAGCATCCGTTTATCAGCATCCAAGCTGGAAAGAAGCAGGGTATCTATCAACCATTACGTTTGACCGGCAAGGAAATGTATATGCCATACCTGCCCCTTTAATTTCTATGTTGTATAATAAGCCAGAGAAATTAAATACTGTTTATCAAATTGATGCGAAAACAGGAGAGATGGGCGAATGGATTTCGTTGCCGTTTTATGGAAGGCCGGGAGTAAATAATCCATATGGTTTATTGGGTATTGCTTATGATTGTCTACAGCAAACAATGGCTGTTGCTTCTGTTGCGGGATCGGACAGGTATAATGAGCGGGGGGTAATTTATTTGATTGATGTGCAGTCAAAAAAAATTGTCGATACCATCCGTAATATAGATGCCATGGGTCTTGCATTTGCATTGGATGAGAAAGGAAACAAAAGATTGTATTTTGGAAAAACAAGATCTGGCGAACTACATTCAGTGCAGGTAGCAAACAATGGAAAATGGATCCGAAAGACGAAGCGTAAAGAATTAACGTTAGAAGGCTATGGTCCCCGTGGTGACGATAAGGCAAGGAAAATTAAATTCAACGGAAATCAGATGGTAGTTAGTGGTACTGCTTTTAATTATAATCTTCAGGCTTCCAGCGAAAAGCCTGAAACTGTGTATACGTTTATCTGGCTGCCAAAGGAACAGAAGTGGGGGTTGAATCAGTATCAATAA
- a CDS encoding cytochrome c peroxidase: MLCILLLLINREPVQSKSSNKTAKIKLGRLLFYDNRLSYNQTKSCVSCHDPKMAFTDGYRKSVGADGYAVNHNAPSILNAAYRSTLTWKDSTVNDLKEQLHFPFFNDQPVELGWTRNEDQILQRLALVPEYTVLFKAAFPTAKKWFTVEQVQTSIVAFEEQLIAYGSAYDLYLKGIKGAMNQEAIEGMNLFNASKTKCSICHQPEKPFQLYPSRFIDGIRIPSLRNIWLTGPYMHDGKMDKLEDVIGYYESKYSFQLNKTEKRQLLSFLRALTDTSYLSRRELLNPFQF; the protein is encoded by the coding sequence ATGCTTTGCATTTTGTTGCTGTTGATAAATCGCGAACCGGTCCAGAGTAAATCATCAAATAAAACGGCAAAAATTAAGCTGGGACGACTGCTATTTTATGACAACAGGCTTTCCTATAATCAAACCAAATCCTGTGTTTCCTGTCATGATCCCAAAATGGCTTTTACTGATGGTTACAGAAAATCTGTTGGTGCTGATGGTTATGCGGTAAATCACAATGCCCCTTCCATATTGAATGCTGCATACAGGTCTACACTTACCTGGAAAGATTCAACCGTTAACGATTTGAAGGAGCAGCTACATTTTCCATTTTTTAATGATCAGCCTGTTGAGTTGGGCTGGACAAGGAATGAGGATCAAATTTTGCAAAGACTTGCTTTGGTTCCTGAGTATACTGTCTTATTTAAAGCAGCATTCCCAACTGCCAAAAAATGGTTTACTGTTGAACAGGTGCAGACATCTATTGTGGCTTTTGAGGAACAATTGATTGCATATGGGTCGGCTTATGATTTGTATTTGAAAGGGATAAAAGGCGCAATGAATCAGGAGGCTATAGAAGGCATGAATCTTTTTAATGCTTCCAAAACAAAATGCAGTATATGTCATCAGCCGGAAAAACCTTTTCAGTTGTATCCTTCCAGATTTATAGATGGAATTCGAATTCCATCATTGCGGAATATATGGTTAACCGGACCCTATATGCACGATGGTAAAATGGATAAGCTGGAGGATGTAATTGGTTATTACGAGTCCAAATATTCCTTCCAGTTAAACAAAACAGAAAAGCGGCAACTACTCTCATTTTTGAGGGCATTAACAGATACTAGTTATCTTAGCAGAAGAGAATTGCTAAATCCTTTTCAATTTTAA
- a CDS encoding response regulator transcription factor: MEKKIQIMIADDHPLFVEGLKMILNSNDLLQIAGIANDGKQLLYLLTQQPNIDLILLDVNMPHLNGLDTIKYIKQSFGSSKVLMLSAYSEDKVVAQAKQAGADGYILKNSSKDELMKAIMDVVNGKTHFDLQNEPNQEDAFKKMDLFLRKYNLTKREKEILLYLKQTYTNQQIADTLHLSIYTVETHRKNIMQKLQLNSPAALVKFLVEFNI, encoded by the coding sequence ATGGAAAAAAAGATTCAAATAATGATTGCTGACGATCATCCCCTATTTGTAGAGGGATTAAAGATGATACTAAACAGCAATGATCTTTTGCAGATTGCAGGTATTGCAAATGATGGTAAGCAGCTTTTATATCTGCTGACGCAGCAACCTAATATTGATTTGATTTTATTAGATGTGAATATGCCCCACTTAAATGGGCTTGACACTATAAAATATATTAAACAATCATTCGGATCCTCCAAGGTATTAATGCTTTCTGCTTACAGTGAAGATAAAGTTGTGGCTCAGGCTAAACAGGCAGGTGCAGATGGCTATATTCTGAAGAATAGCAGTAAGGACGAATTGATGAAAGCCATTATGGATGTGGTGAATGGAAAAACTCATTTTGATTTGCAGAATGAGCCTAATCAGGAGGATGCATTTAAAAAAATGGATTTGTTTCTTCGCAAATACAATTTAACGAAAAGAGAAAAGGAAATTCTTTTGTATCTGAAACAGACGTATACCAATCAGCAGATTGCAGACACTTTGCATTTAAGTATTTATACTGTTGAAACTCACCGTAAGAATATAATGCAAAAGCTGCAGTTGAACTCTCCTGCAGCTTTGGTTAAATTTTTGGTGGAATTCAATATCTAA